The window TAATGGAGAATAGATTCCGTAAGAAATGCGGAAGGATAGGTAATGCGAGTTTACAACATAAGGAGATGTTAGAATGAAGAAAACAGCCATATTGGCACTTTTTGCCCTTATTGCTTCAGGGCTTTTTGCCATTTTGGAATGGAATGAATCCGTAGCAATCAGGCATGGAGTTAACATTGAATGGTTTAGAACCGGTGTCGAAACAACCGATGGTGGAGCCGTATATGTTTGGTCAGATACAAAACTGGGAGAGCGAGATCTTTGGGCTCAGAAAGTTAATGCAAATGGAAATATGGTTTGGGGAGAGCCACTTCTGATAGATGGTAAACCAGATCGCCAGGAAGATCCTGTAATAACCAGAACCACTGATAATAATTTTGTTATTGCCTGGATAGATTTTTCGTCCGATATGGATGGAGATGTTTATGCCCAAAAAATAGACAATCAAGGAAATTTATTATGGCAGCAGGGAGGGATTCCTGTCTGCACACTCTCTGGGATGCAAATTTCACTAAATATGGAACCTGATGCTGAAGGTGGAGTTTATATCGTGTGGGTAGATAGTCGCCACCCGAGTAAAGATCTTTATGGCCAGCATTTATCGTCAACAGGTAGCCAACTTTGGTTAGTGAATGGCATTCCTATTGCTGATGGGCAGGGAGATGAAATTCAGAATACAATGTTACCTGATGGTCAAGGTGGTTTTGTTATTGCCTACACTCACACTTATGCCGATAATGATGATCTCTATGCCAAGCGTTTTAATGCTTCAGGGACTATGGCTTGGACCAATCCATTGATCATTAGTAATGCTGAGGGGAGTCAAGCTGAGATCAAAATGGCTTCCTTAAATGATGGAGAGTTTGTTTTTACTTGGCAGGATAAGAGAAACGCCAATACCGATATTTATGCCCAGAAAATTAACTTGGCAGGGAATTTACTTTGGGGAAATTATATAGTTGTTTACAGTGATCAGGATACTTTGCTGATTCCGCAGCAGAACCCTCGTATTGTAAAAACTTCAGATAACGGAGTTATCATAATCTGGGAAGATTACCGTTTAGATAATCAAAATCCAGACCTTTTCGCTCAAAAATTGTCATCAGCAGGCATTAAACAATGGGATGAAGAAGGCATTGCTTTATGCACGGCAGAATTTGCCCAAACCGGTCCTCGTTTAGCTGCAGATAATAATGGGGGTTGTTTTGTAGTATGGGATGATTTACGCAATGGCAATGCTCCCAATGATGATATTTATGCTCAACATCTTTCTTCAACTGGTGTTGCTTTATGGCAGGCAAATGGAAAGCCAATTTGCACTGCCCCCAATCAACAAAACGGCAGTTTGATAAAAGTAAGCAATAATGATGTCTTTATCAACTGGATGGATGCACGCAACGGCAGTGTAGGTATATATTATCAAGCACTAACTTATGATGGTACAATTCTTCTGGCGGCAAATGGAGTGGAAGTATTTTGGGGATTAAGTGGTGATACGCCAATTGATAATTATCTCATTTTAAAGCGTAGTTCAGATGTAGTTATAATTTGGCAAGATACACGTTTTGCTAATGATGGCTATCGCATTTTCTTTCAGTTTCTTAATCCAGATGGCAGCGTAGATTTAGAACCGAATGGACATCCTGTAACCGCTTCAGTGGGAGGACATCAATTGACTCCTGCTGCCGTAGTTACTCCCGATGACCAAGTTGCCATTATTTGGGAAGATACCAGGGGAGAAAATCCTAATGTTTATGCTCAACTAATTAGTGCAGACGGAGAATATCTTTGGGGTGATCAAGGCATTAAACTTACCACCAATTCCCCGATAAGACAAAAAGATCCCTATATAACTTACTACAACGGTTCATTTTACTTTGGATGGTCGGGGTCAGATCAGCTGGGAACCAATTTCTATTACCATATTTATGGTCAAAGAATTATGAACGGACAAAAGATGTGGGGACCAAATGGAGTATTGATTTCCACCGTTGCTCAGAGCGATATGAACAACGAATGCACTCTCTATAGCTTAAATGATAATTATTATGTGTGGGAAAGAATAAATCCTTCTTTAGATACAAGAACTGTATGGGTTAAAAGAGTCGCAGAAGATGGATCCGCGATGGACGGTTGGAATGAAGAAGGTTTACAAACTTCTACATATAATAACAGCGATGACCTGAAACAAATGGTTCCTACTGCTAAAGTAACACCGGAAGGAATATTTATTATGTGGAAGGATTGGCGAGTAGATTATGTTCTCAATTATTGGGGACAGCATATTTCCGGAAATGGAACTTGTCTTTGGGATCCTTTAGGAGTTAATCTTGCTGATAATCACAGAGAGCAAGATTTTCCCAGTGTTAATGTTAACAGCAATGGAATCACTTTTACTTGGTGTGAAAATATTGATGGCACTCTTGATATTATGGCTCAGAGATATTCCTTTCAGGGAAATTCCTTATGGAACAATAACGGCATCTATATTGTGGAAAAAGATTCCACCCAATCTTATCCTTCTCTTGCCTGTTTTTCCAATAATGGTTATATTGTTAGCTGGGAAGATTATGATACGGAAAGCAACCTATATTACAAATACATTCGTGAAAACGGAGAAATGATTGGCAATCAGTATGGCGAAGTTCTTTGCGATGTAGCCAAATCTCAATATAGGCCTCAAACTGCTATTTTAGATGATGAAGCATATATTGTTTGGGCAGATGGACGCTCCAGCGGTAAAACAGAAATCTTAGGTTTATATGCTCAAAAATTGAATAATGGAACACCCATCATTGATGAAAATACTCCTTCGTTACAAGATATGGTTTTAAACCAAAACTTTCCCAATCCCTTTAACCCGGAAACTACGATTAAATTCTCTTTGAAGGATAATACTTCATCCCTGAACTTATCCGTTTACAATGTTAAGGGACAGTTGGTTAAGAAGATATATAATGGTTCTTTGCAAAAGGGTCAATACAGTTTTATATGGAATGGAACTGACGAACTTGGAAAAGAGGTTGGCAGCGGAGTTTATTTTTACCGCTTAAGCAATGGAAATAATAATCTTCAGAAAAAAATGCTGCTGATCAAGTAAGAAAAGGATCACCTTTCGTAAAGTAACAGTTGATAATAAGAGAACATTAAAGTAGCCGGAGAACATAAATCTTTCTCCGGCTACATCATTTTCGTTAAAACCTGTATTAGGATTACACTACTTCTCTGGTAATTTTAGCTCCTATGGAATTAAGCTTTTTCTCTATTCTGTCATAACCTCTGTCTATATGATAAATTCTGGAAACGATTGTAGTTCCTTTAGCTACTGTTCCTGCCAAAACAAGTGCTGCACTGGCTCTTAAATCGGTAGCCATCACTTCCGCTCCACTAAGTTCTTTCACTCCACACACAGCTGCAATGTTTCTTTCCATTTTTATATTTGCTTGTAAACGGTTCAATTCCGCGATGTGCATATAGCGTTCTGGGAAAATTGTATCTTCTACGAAACTAACCCCTTCCGCCAAAGACATTAAAACTGTAAATTGCGCTTGTAAATCAGTCGGAAAGCCCGGATAGGGAAGAGTCATTAAATTTACAGGTTTAATTGAATCGGGAGGAATAACTGTTATGGCATTATCTTCAATCTCCAGTTCACATCCTGTTTCAGTTAACTTTTCCAAGACCGCGTTTAAATGAGCTGGTTCACAATTAGCTACCGTAATAGGACTTTTACTAAGGGCACCTGCAATCAG of the Candidatus Cloacimonas sp. genome contains:
- a CDS encoding FlgD immunoglobulin-like domain containing protein: MKKTAILALFALIASGLFAILEWNESVAIRHGVNIEWFRTGVETTDGGAVYVWSDTKLGERDLWAQKVNANGNMVWGEPLLIDGKPDRQEDPVITRTTDNNFVIAWIDFSSDMDGDVYAQKIDNQGNLLWQQGGIPVCTLSGMQISLNMEPDAEGGVYIVWVDSRHPSKDLYGQHLSSTGSQLWLVNGIPIADGQGDEIQNTMLPDGQGGFVIAYTHTYADNDDLYAKRFNASGTMAWTNPLIISNAEGSQAEIKMASLNDGEFVFTWQDKRNANTDIYAQKINLAGNLLWGNYIVVYSDQDTLLIPQQNPRIVKTSDNGVIIIWEDYRLDNQNPDLFAQKLSSAGIKQWDEEGIALCTAEFAQTGPRLAADNNGGCFVVWDDLRNGNAPNDDIYAQHLSSTGVALWQANGKPICTAPNQQNGSLIKVSNNDVFINWMDARNGSVGIYYQALTYDGTILLAANGVEVFWGLSGDTPIDNYLILKRSSDVVIIWQDTRFANDGYRIFFQFLNPDGSVDLEPNGHPVTASVGGHQLTPAAVVTPDDQVAIIWEDTRGENPNVYAQLISADGEYLWGDQGIKLTTNSPIRQKDPYITYYNGSFYFGWSGSDQLGTNFYYHIYGQRIMNGQKMWGPNGVLISTVAQSDMNNECTLYSLNDNYYVWERINPSLDTRTVWVKRVAEDGSAMDGWNEEGLQTSTYNNSDDLKQMVPTAKVTPEGIFIMWKDWRVDYVLNYWGQHISGNGTCLWDPLGVNLADNHREQDFPSVNVNSNGITFTWCENIDGTLDIMAQRYSFQGNSLWNNNGIYIVEKDSTQSYPSLACFSNNGYIVSWEDYDTESNLYYKYIRENGEMIGNQYGEVLCDVAKSQYRPQTAILDDEAYIVWADGRSSGKTEILGLYAQKLNNGTPIIDENTPSLQDMVLNQNFPNPFNPETTIKFSLKDNTSSLNLSVYNVKGQLVKKIYNGSLQKGQYSFIWNGTDELGKEVGSGVYFYRLSNGNNNLQKKMLLIK